One Micavibrio aeruginosavorus ARL-13 genomic window carries:
- a CDS encoding thioredoxin fold domain-containing protein encodes MKNFFRLLLVPALVCVMGLSPVSAQTAEKTPPMPEVLKELGTRGAQIRYLGREKGLDGWATILQGQEQYFYVTPDGEAIIMGLLFDKSGHPVTIDQVAKLQSGDTALDALATPATPAVDPLQAIQEELRAQQNLSPSQRLMKEVEASNMITLGKNADAPVIYAFMDPQCPHCHALMNDLRKDLLATGQIQMKMIPVGLRDETKAQAAYLLAAPDAEDRWYKHLDGDTKALPVDPAINKQGVERNLLIMQNWKLDATPILLYRSKTGEIKMVRGRPRDLAEITADLF; translated from the coding sequence CCCGTATCCGCACAAACGGCGGAAAAAACGCCCCCGATGCCCGAGGTTTTGAAAGAACTCGGCACGCGCGGTGCGCAAATCCGCTATCTGGGTCGGGAAAAGGGGCTGGATGGCTGGGCCACGATCCTGCAGGGACAGGAACAATATTTCTACGTCACACCGGATGGCGAGGCGATCATCATGGGGTTGCTGTTCGACAAATCCGGCCACCCGGTCACCATTGACCAAGTCGCGAAATTGCAAAGCGGCGATACCGCACTGGATGCGCTGGCGACACCGGCGACGCCCGCCGTCGACCCGTTGCAGGCCATTCAGGAAGAACTGCGCGCCCAGCAAAATCTGAGCCCGTCCCAGCGCCTGATGAAAGAGGTCGAAGCCTCAAACATGATCACGCTGGGCAAAAATGCGGATGCGCCGGTGATTTATGCCTTCATGGACCCGCAATGCCCGCATTGCCATGCGTTGATGAATGATCTGCGCAAGGACCTGCTGGCCACCGGGCAAATCCAGATGAAAATGATTCCGGTGGGCTTGCGTGATGAAACAAAGGCGCAGGCGGCGTATCTGCTGGCCGCACCGGATGCGGAAGACCGCTGGTATAAACATCTGGATGGCGACACCAAAGCCCTGCCGGTTGATCCGGCGATCAACAAGCAGGGGGTCGAACGCAATTTGCTGATTATGCAGAACTGGAAACTGGATGCGACACCGATCCTGCTTTACCGCAGCAAGACGGGCGAGATTAAGATGGTGCGGGGCCGTCCGCGCGATCTGGCTGAAATTACCGCCGATTTGTTCTGA